The following are from one region of the Magnetospirillum sp. WYHS-4 genome:
- a CDS encoding response regulator transcription factor: MVDAPRRKQSIDIVIAEKSPLVQSGLEQLFSTDDRFTVMATAADGERFMEAVQRLCFDIGVIGWDLPYLDGRGVLDALRGRENSPRIVVYTGNASPDVPRQVMQMGGAGFCSKSEPPSRLVETVLAVAEGRMVFPFMDMSKPANDPFGSLTAREQELLAALSLGRTNAQIASDLDISLNTVKFHLKNLFSKLSVKNRAQAVACYLKSHSHLGH, from the coding sequence ATGGTGGACGCGCCGCGCCGCAAGCAGAGCATCGACATCGTCATCGCCGAGAAATCGCCGTTGGTGCAGTCGGGCCTGGAACAACTTTTCTCCACCGACGACCGCTTTACCGTCATGGCCACGGCGGCTGATGGGGAGCGTTTCATGGAGGCCGTCCAGCGCCTTTGCTTCGATATCGGGGTGATCGGCTGGGATCTGCCCTACCTGGACGGCCGCGGCGTGCTGGACGCCCTGCGCGGCAGGGAGAACTCGCCGCGCATCGTCGTCTACACCGGCAACGCCTCGCCTGACGTGCCGCGCCAAGTCATGCAAATGGGCGGCGCCGGATTCTGTTCCAAAAGCGAGCCGCCGTCCCGTCTGGTCGAAACCGTGCTGGCGGTCGCCGAGGGGCGCATGGTCTTCCCGTTCATGGATATGTCCAAGCCGGCCAACGACCCCTTCGGCAGCCTGACGGCTCGCGAGCAGGAACTGCTCGCCGCCCTGTCCCTGGGGCGCACCAACGCTCAGATCGCCAGCGACCTGGATATCTCGCTCAATACCGTGAAATTCCATCTGAAGAACTTGTTCAGCAAGCTCAGCGTCAAAAACCGCGCCCAGGCCGTGGCCTGTTACCTCAAATCCCATAGCCACTTGGGACACTGA
- the glpX gene encoding class II fructose-bisphosphatase, producing MESIPKGLCEGPIFVYALRSVTEAAARAAYEWIGRGERHQVGQAAAQAMIDELIQLPIHGRVVVGESLATGSGSLCLCTGDEIGDGHRKRRFDIAVDPVEGTSYLARGMTNAMAVIALAPQGSMFDPGPAFYMEKFVAPPAAKGRVDPAAPVEARLAALAAALGKRIEDLTVYVLEKPRHRELVERIHGAGARVALYPAGDVAGALMAAIPESGIDALMGTGGVREGLISACAIRALGGEFQGRLDPQLATEKAEVAKAGLDTRRWLGGEDLIRSDEVYFSATGVTTGLLFDGVERTRHHEKTQSLLIAGPGSGRQLLTTYHPRREAV from the coding sequence ATGGAGTCGATCCCCAAGGGGCTCTGCGAGGGACCGATCTTCGTTTATGCGTTGCGCTCGGTGACCGAGGCGGCGGCCCGTGCCGCTTACGAATGGATCGGCCGCGGCGAGCGCCACCAGGTCGGCCAGGCGGCTGCTCAGGCGATGATCGACGAGTTGATCCAGCTCCCCATCCATGGCCGCGTGGTGGTGGGCGAGTCGCTGGCCACCGGTTCGGGCAGTCTCTGCCTCTGCACCGGCGACGAGATCGGCGATGGCCACCGCAAGCGGCGCTTCGACATCGCGGTCGATCCGGTGGAAGGCACCTCGTATCTGGCGCGCGGCATGACCAACGCCATGGCGGTGATCGCACTCGCCCCCCAGGGCAGCATGTTCGATCCCGGCCCCGCCTTCTACATGGAAAAATTCGTCGCCCCGCCGGCCGCCAAGGGCAGGGTCGATCCGGCGGCGCCCGTCGAGGCGCGGCTGGCGGCCTTGGCGGCGGCGCTCGGCAAGCGCATCGAGGACCTGACCGTCTACGTCCTGGAAAAGCCCCGCCACCGCGAACTGGTGGAGCGCATTCACGGCGCCGGGGCGCGGGTCGCCCTTTATCCGGCCGGCGACGTGGCCGGCGCCTTGATGGCGGCCATTCCGGAATCCGGCATCGACGCCCTGATGGGCACCGGCGGCGTGCGCGAGGGCCTGATCTCGGCATGCGCCATCCGTGCCTTGGGCGGGGAGTTCCAGGGCCGCCTGGACCCGCAACTGGCTACCGAGAAGGCCGAGGTCGCCAAGGCCGGCCTGGATACCCGCCGCTGGCTGGGCGGCGAGGACCTGATCCGATCGGACGAAGTCTACTTTTCGGCCACCGGGGTCACCACCGGTTTGCTGTTCGACGGCGTCGAACGCACCCGCCACCACGAGAAGACCCAGAGCCTGCTGATCGCCGGCCCCGGGAGCGGACGGCAGCTTCTCACCACCTACCATCCGCGCCGGGAGGCCGTCTGA
- a CDS encoding phosphoribulokinase — translation MQPFKQVNRPIILGIVGDSAAGKTTLAAGIATILGPDKVLTFCTDDYHRCDRKERAKRGITALAPEANHLDIVEQHLHLLRQGQPILKPVYNHDRGSLEPPVYVEPREYIIVEGLLGYATRAMRDAFDVKVYLEPDEALRVRWKVQRDCARRGYSPQEVMKSLERRRRDSVTHIQPQRTFADMVVSFHPPDGNAEETGAHLNARHILRPTLPHPDLSPILEAGAKRGFRLELARDVDGKPVDMLEIAGDIDDRRARAMEDLLWNLIPEAAHLRENVGRFTDGQDRVAMSHPLALSQLLITYHMVKAALGHHAI, via the coding sequence ATGCAGCCCTTCAAGCAGGTCAACCGCCCCATCATCCTTGGCATCGTCGGCGATTCCGCCGCCGGCAAGACCACGCTGGCCGCCGGCATCGCCACCATCCTGGGGCCGGACAAGGTGCTGACGTTCTGCACGGACGACTACCACCGTTGCGACCGCAAGGAACGCGCCAAGCGCGGCATCACCGCCCTGGCCCCCGAAGCCAACCACCTGGACATCGTAGAACAGCACCTGCACCTGCTGCGCCAGGGCCAGCCGATCCTGAAGCCGGTCTACAACCACGACCGCGGCAGCCTGGAGCCGCCCGTCTATGTCGAGCCCCGCGAATACATCATCGTCGAAGGTCTGCTGGGCTACGCCACCCGGGCCATGCGCGACGCCTTCGACGTCAAGGTCTACCTGGAACCCGACGAAGCCCTGCGGGTCCGCTGGAAGGTGCAGCGCGACTGCGCCCGGCGCGGCTATTCCCCCCAGGAGGTCATGAAGTCCCTGGAACGCCGCCGCCGCGACAGCGTCACCCACATCCAGCCCCAGCGCACCTTCGCCGACATGGTGGTGAGTTTCCATCCTCCCGACGGCAACGCCGAGGAGACCGGGGCCCATCTGAACGCCCGCCATATCCTGCGCCCGACCCTGCCCCATCCGGACCTGTCGCCGATCCTGGAGGCCGGCGCCAAGCGGGGTTTCCGTCTGGAACTGGCGCGCGACGTGGACGGCAAGCCGGTCGACATGCTGGAAATCGCGGGCGATATCGACGACAGGCGGGCCCGCGCCATGGAAGACCTGCTGTGGAACCTGATTCCCGAGGCGGCCCACCTGCGCGAGAACGTGGGCCGCTTCACCGACGGACAGGATCGGGTGGCGATGAGCCATCCGCTCGCCCTGTCCCAGCTTCTCATCACCTATCACATGGTGAAGGCCGCCTTGGGCCACCACGCCATCTGA